From a single Sphaeramia orbicularis chromosome 4, fSphaOr1.1, whole genome shotgun sequence genomic region:
- the LOC115417947 gene encoding granzyme-like protein 1 isoform X1 — protein MASLQICGTHVCGGFLIREDFVLTAAHCRQSSTMTVVLGAHNITRKEPSQQRMEVDEYFEHPHYNGKFNDDIMLLKLKTNAKLNKFVKIVALPRKNGKIPANIKCSVSGWGKTGPTAVSSDVLKEATEKLQFTEECKHKWQESFNSATMICTTFDKKSGGICQGDSGGPLFCNKTPQGIAAFTACEDCDNPKYPHVFTKISFYIPWIEEVLKRSENIA, from the exons ATGGCGTCACTGCAAATCTGTGGAACACATGTTTGTGGAGGTTTTCTGATTCGGGAGGACTTCGTTTTAACAGCGGCACACTGCAGACA GTCTAGTACCATGACAGTGGTCCTCGGAGCACATAATATCACCAGGAAGGAGCCGAGCCAACAGAGGATGGAAGTAGACGAGTACTTTGAACATCCACATTATAACGGCAAATTCAACGATGACATTATGCTCCTCAAG CTAAAAACCAACGCCAAACTGAATAAGTTTGTTAAAATCGTTGCATTACCAAGGAAAAATGGAAAGATCCCAGCCAACATTAAGTGTTCTGTTAGTGGCTGGGGTAAAACCGGACCCACTGCCGTTTCCTCTGATGTTCTGAAGGAAGCCACAGAGAAGCTGCAGTTCACAGAAGAATGCAAACACAAATGGCAGGAAAGTTTCAATTCAGCCACTATGATCTGCACCACATTTGACAAGAAAAGCGGAGGCATTTGTCAG GGGGACTCTGGTGGACCACTTTTCTGTAACAAGACGCCTCAGGGTATCGCAGCTTTCACCGCCTGTGAAGACTGTGATAATCCAAAGTATCCCCATGTCTTCACTAAAATCTCCTTCTACATCCCCTGGATTGAAGAGGTGTTGAAGAGGTCTGAGAACATAGCATGA
- the LOC115417947 gene encoding chymase-like isoform X2, which yields MASLQICGTHVCGGFLIREDFVLTAAHCRQSSTMTVVLGAHNITRKEPSQQRMEVDEYFEHPHYNGKFNDDIMLLKEATEKLQFTEECKHKWQESFNSATMICTTFDKKSGGICQGDSGGPLFCNKTPQGIAAFTACEDCDNPKYPHVFTKISFYIPWIEEVLKRSENIA from the exons ATGGCGTCACTGCAAATCTGTGGAACACATGTTTGTGGAGGTTTTCTGATTCGGGAGGACTTCGTTTTAACAGCGGCACACTGCAGACA GTCTAGTACCATGACAGTGGTCCTCGGAGCACATAATATCACCAGGAAGGAGCCGAGCCAACAGAGGATGGAAGTAGACGAGTACTTTGAACATCCACATTATAACGGCAAATTCAACGATGACATTATGCTCCTCAAG GAAGCCACAGAGAAGCTGCAGTTCACAGAAGAATGCAAACACAAATGGCAGGAAAGTTTCAATTCAGCCACTATGATCTGCACCACATTTGACAAGAAAAGCGGAGGCATTTGTCAG GGGGACTCTGGTGGACCACTTTTCTGTAACAAGACGCCTCAGGGTATCGCAGCTTTCACCGCCTGTGAAGACTGTGATAATCCAAAGTATCCCCATGTCTTCACTAAAATCTCCTTCTACATCCCCTGGATTGAAGAGGTGTTGAAGAGGTCTGAGAACATAGCATGA